TCGTAGCGTGGGAAAAACTGGCCGAAATTTGTGGAAATAATCTTACCAAGGGACGCCGGGTGCTAGTTGAAGGCCGATTGCAAATACGCTCCTATGAAACTGCGGATGGTCAAAAACGGCGGGTTGCTGAAGTCGTAGCCCAGAATATTGAGTTTCTTGACAGCAAGCAGGCGTCAGGAGGAGCAGGCGGCGGATCCGGAGCTTATGACGCCGGTTCCTTTGGTAGCGAAGTCTTCCCTGAAGAAGAAATACCATTTTAAAGGGAGGTTAGTTTAGTGAGACGTGAAAGAGGAAGAAAACCGAAGAAAAAGGTTTGCAGCTTTTGTGTGGATAAAGTGGAAGCCATTGATTATAAAGACGTTCCGAAACTTCGCCGTTACACTACAGAACGTGGCAAAATTTTGCCTCGCCGGATTTCCGGCAACTGCGCGAAGCATCAACGTCAATTGACACTGTCGATAAAACGCGCTCGTAATATTGCTTTACTGCCGTTTACAGCAGAATAAAATGAAGCGAGAAGAGAGGTAAAGCTGCCTCTCTTTTCTTTTTTACCGGCCCGTGTCCGTGTTCGAATTACTGCAATAATTTATACCAGCCGCCAGCAGGAAGAAGCGTTTTGTTTTGCGAATAATAACTGGGAGGCTAAGGGAGGGATTGACCTTTGTTTTCCCACGAATCGGAAATTCTCCGCAAGATGCGGTTGATAGAATGGCTTAAAGCAGAACTGGTCGCTCAGGTGGGACAGTTGTATCAGGCGATGGCCAGAAACAGTGAGCAGGCGATGAAAGAGGGGCTGGCCAACCTTGTCATTTCATGTTTTGTGCTGGGCCGGAGATTGGGTATTAATTTTGCTGATTTGGATGAGGCTATAACCGTACGCTTAACGCAAAATATAAAAAATGAAAACGATGTGGAGAAGTGGTTTGGTGATTTTTCCGAGTACCAGCGGCATCTCCGCCAAAAGAGGTGATAGTTTTTGCAGCATAATGGTGTACGACCAATGGTGGAGGGCGGAATCCTGGCTTCAATTGCAATTGTTTTCGCCCTGATTAGTGCGTATCTGCCCTTTCTGGGAGTGTTTGTAAACTTAATCTGGCCGGTACCCATCATCCTTTTAGGCGTCCGTCATGGTTATCAATGGAGTATTATGGCGACCTGCGTCGCCGGGCTGCTGATTGCCATGCTGATGCATCCATTGCATGCCATTGGCGTTGTCGTGGGGTTCGGGCTTATCGGTATTGTGCTGGGGCATGCCATCCGGTCGGAATTTCATCCAGTTAAAACACTGCTGTGGGGAGCCGTTGCCTCGTTAATTTCCAAAGTGGCTGTTTTGCTGATCAGCGCGGTCGTCCTGGGCGTAAATCCATTAAATATGCAGACCGAAGCGCTGGGCAAAGCGTTCGAACAATCCGTAGAGCTATACAGAAGCATCGGCATGAACGAAGAGGATTTGGCGGCAGTTTCAACCAATATGCAGACAATGCTGCAGCTGATGAAAATTATTTTGCCGGCCGGCTTTGTTTTGGCAGCCATTGTGGATACTTATTTGAATTTCACCATTGCCAGGCTGGTGCTAAAAAAGCTGGGGCACCGGATACCGTCTTTTCCGGCCTTTAAAAACTGGACAATGCCGGGCTATATTGTTTATATTTATCTGCTGGCCCTGGTCGGCTTATACTGGGGCAGTTCCCGGGAGATAACAGCGCTTTATCATGTCTCGATGAATTTGCAGGTTATTACCAGCGTCCTGTTGTTTATTCAGGGATTGGCGTTATTTTACTTCCTTACCGATAAATACAAATTGTCAAGGCTGGCCAGGGGTATTATACTATTCTTAATATTTACTAATGGTCTGTTCACGCAGATTTTAGTAATCGCAGGCGCTTTTGATATGGCGTTTGACTATCGTCAACTGCGTGGATTGCGCGATTAACCTTTGGCTAGGCTTAATGGGGGTTAGCGTTATGCCTCAAGGTCCTTCGATTTGGTTGGATACCAGAATTTATCTTGCCGTAGCAGCGCTGCTGCTGCTGATCATTATGTTTTACAATAAGTCGGTCGCCGTGCTGGGTTTAATTTTGCTGGCTGCACTCTATTTGTATGGCCGGGAACGGCATATTCAGCAGCAAAAAGAACTGAATGCTTATCTGTCCAGAATGGTGAGCAATGTGGGCGAGCTGGCGGCTTATGCTGTTCATAAGCTGCCGGTAGCCATTGCGTTGCTGGATGCCGACGGGCGCTTATGCTGGGGAAATGAGGTTCTTGACGACTGGACTGACGGCAATTTGAAGTTAGGCGAATCAATTCTAAAGGTATGGCCGGAATTGCCCCTGGAGTCGTTGTGGGAAAAGACGGAAGAGCAAACGTTTCAGGCGGAAGGCCGTCATTATCAGTTAATGCCCAAGGTTCTGAACGAACTGCAGCCGACGGAGCCGTTTCTGGCGGTTTATTTGCTGGATATCACAACAACTGAAATCCTGCGCGGAGAATGCACGGATAATATGCCGGTCGTCGCTTATATCCAGATCGACAATTACGACGACGTGCTGCAGGGCCTGAGCGACAAGCAGCGTTCATCCATTTTGTTTGAGGTGAATAAACTGCTTAATGAATGGGTGGCGGATTTGGAAGGTTTTATTAAAAAGTATGGCGAGGATATGTATGTTAGTCTCTTTACCCGAAAGGCCCTGGACAAAGTATTTCAGGATAAATTTGATATCCTGGATAAGGTCAGAGCCATTCACGGCAGTCATAAGTTTCCGGTGACCCTGAGTATGGGGGTAGTGGCTGACCGGGTTTCTATGGCAGATTTGGCTGACCGGGCTCAGGCCGGGCTGGATTTAGCCCTGGGACGGGGCGGCGATCAGGCGGCCGTTCACGTAGGCGGTAAAGTGCAGTTTTATGGCGGCAAGGCCAAGGCTGTAGAAAAGAACACCCGCGTCAAAGCCCGGACGGTTGCCCATACCATCCGGGAGATTATCGGGGCTGCCGACACTGTGCTGATTATGGGGCACCAAAATGAAGACTTTGACAGTCTTGGCGCAGCCATGGGAGTTGCCAAAATGGCGCGGCATCTGGGTAAAAATGTTTATATAGCAGTAAGTCAGAACAATTCCGCCGTCAGTAAGTTAAGTGAGCTGTTTACCGACTATGAGGAATACCGGGAACTTTTTGTCTCTCCGGCCAGGGTGGAGGAGCTGTCGATGGAAGACCCGGTACTGTTTGTCGTCGATACCCACCGGCCTGAACTGGCTGCCGCACCGGAACTGCTCGGTAGAATTGACAAGGTCATTGTCATTGATCATCACCGCCGGGCGGAGGAGTTTATTGCCAACCCCCTGCTGGTGTATCTTGAGCCTTCGTCTTCCTCGACCAGCGAGCTGGTTACCGAACTCCTGATGTATTTTGATGAAAGTGTTGACCTGACCAGAATTGATGCAACCGCCCTTTATGCCGGCATTGTGGTTGATACTAAAAATTTTTCCGTACAAACCGGAGTCCGGACGTTTGATGCGGCGGCCTATTTGCGGCGGTCGGGCGCTGATCCGGCGCTGATTCGTTTTTTGTTTCAGATGGATTACGCTGCAACGAGGGCTAGGTCTGAAGTCTTGGCCAATGCCGAAATGCAGGCCGGGGGCTTGATTCTGGCGGACTGCCCGGCGAATATTAAGAATGCCCAGGTGATTGCGGCGCAAGCTGCCGACACCATGCTAAGGATAGAAGGCGTCAAACTCAGTATCGTCTTATTTTATTTGGAGGATGACGGTATCGGGGTCAGCGCCCGTTCGAACGGCGAGGTCAATGTTCAATTGCTGATGGAGGAACTGGGCGGCGGCGGACACCAGACAGTGGCCGGAGCACAGGTGAAAAACGCCACATTATCTGAGGTGCGAAGCAGAATTATTGAACTTAGCGCCAAGTATATTGAGGA
This portion of the Dendrosporobacter quercicolus genome encodes:
- the rpsR gene encoding 30S ribosomal protein S18, with the protein product MRRERGRKPKKKVCSFCVDKVEAIDYKDVPKLRRYTTERGKILPRRISGNCAKHQRQLTLSIKRARNIALLPFTAE
- a CDS encoding DHH family phosphoesterase; the encoded protein is MPQGPSIWLDTRIYLAVAALLLLIIMFYNKSVAVLGLILLAALYLYGRERHIQQQKELNAYLSRMVSNVGELAAYAVHKLPVAIALLDADGRLCWGNEVLDDWTDGNLKLGESILKVWPELPLESLWEKTEEQTFQAEGRHYQLMPKVLNELQPTEPFLAVYLLDITTTEILRGECTDNMPVVAYIQIDNYDDVLQGLSDKQRSSILFEVNKLLNEWVADLEGFIKKYGEDMYVSLFTRKALDKVFQDKFDILDKVRAIHGSHKFPVTLSMGVVADRVSMADLADRAQAGLDLALGRGGDQAAVHVGGKVQFYGGKAKAVEKNTRVKARTVAHTIREIIGAADTVLIMGHQNEDFDSLGAAMGVAKMARHLGKNVYIAVSQNNSAVSKLSELFTDYEEYRELFVSPARVEELSMEDPVLFVVDTHRPELAAAPELLGRIDKVIVIDHHRRAEEFIANPLLVYLEPSSSSTSELVTELLMYFDESVDLTRIDATALYAGIVVDTKNFSVQTGVRTFDAAAYLRRSGADPALIRFLFQMDYAATRARSEVLANAEMQAGGLILADCPANIKNAQVIAAQAADTMLRIEGVKLSIVLFYLEDDGIGVSARSNGEVNVQLLMEELGGGGHQTVAGAQVKNATLSEVRSRIIELSAKYIEESEPE
- a CDS encoding single-stranded DNA-binding protein → MNKVILVGRLSQDPEVRYTQNGKAVASFSIAVNRFAGSGQKESTDFIPIVAWEKLAEICGNNLTKGRRVLVEGRLQIRSYETADGQKRRVAEVVAQNIEFLDSKQASGGAGGGSGAYDAGSFGSEVFPEEEIPF
- a CDS encoding MazG-like family protein, which translates into the protein MFSHESEILRKMRLIEWLKAELVAQVGQLYQAMARNSEQAMKEGLANLVISCFVLGRRLGINFADLDEAITVRLTQNIKNENDVEKWFGDFSEYQRHLRQKR
- a CDS encoding YybS family protein, giving the protein MQHNGVRPMVEGGILASIAIVFALISAYLPFLGVFVNLIWPVPIILLGVRHGYQWSIMATCVAGLLIAMLMHPLHAIGVVVGFGLIGIVLGHAIRSEFHPVKTLLWGAVASLISKVAVLLISAVVLGVNPLNMQTEALGKAFEQSVELYRSIGMNEEDLAAVSTNMQTMLQLMKIILPAGFVLAAIVDTYLNFTIARLVLKKLGHRIPSFPAFKNWTMPGYIVYIYLLALVGLYWGSSREITALYHVSMNLQVITSVLLFIQGLALFYFLTDKYKLSRLARGIILFLIFTNGLFTQILVIAGAFDMAFDYRQLRGLRD